In Limnohabitans sp. INBF002, one genomic interval encodes:
- a CDS encoding response regulator codes for MQPTEDALVFIVDDDAGVREALAWLLRSRRLPSQSFESADAFAEFLDAGSSPWQPTQPGCLLLDVRMPGMSGLALFEQLIERQLLDALPVIFLTGHADVPTAVDSVKRGAFDFCEKPFSDNALVDRIEQALARSAQTLQSLRSKQNLQHNLADLTERERDVMDLVVEGLPNKLIADQLDISVRTVEVHRARVFDKMNVKSAVELANLLRGE; via the coding sequence ATGCAACCCACAGAAGACGCTTTGGTTTTTATCGTTGACGACGACGCTGGCGTGCGCGAAGCCTTGGCGTGGCTGTTGCGCTCGCGTCGCTTGCCCAGTCAATCCTTTGAAAGCGCCGACGCCTTCGCTGAATTTTTGGATGCGGGCAGCAGCCCTTGGCAGCCCACGCAGCCTGGGTGTTTGCTGCTCGATGTGCGCATGCCCGGCATGAGTGGCCTGGCTTTGTTTGAGCAACTCATCGAACGTCAGCTGTTGGATGCGCTGCCCGTGATTTTCTTGACGGGCCATGCCGACGTGCCCACCGCCGTGGATTCGGTCAAGCGTGGTGCTTTTGATTTCTGTGAAAAACCGTTCTCAGACAACGCCTTGGTCGACCGCATTGAGCAAGCCTTGGCGCGCTCGGCGCAAACCTTGCAAAGCCTGCGCAGCAAACAAAATTTGCAACACAACTTGGCAGACTTGACCGAGCGCGAACGCGACGTGATGGACTTGGTTGTGGAGGGCTTGCCCAACAAGCTGATCGCAGATCAGCTCGACATCAGCGTGCGTACGGTGGAAGTGCACCGCGCCCGCGTGTTTGACAAAATGAATGTGAAGTCGGCCGTCGAATTGGCCAACTTGCTGCGCGGCGAGTGA
- a CDS encoding ATP-binding protein, protein MPFNAGTQVRRWVLWVLLVVLVLSMLSTLVWLAGRYEVSQVQSRLERDAADAVGDIRTALTRNVQSLQALQYADRAATPWEQDAHTLLREHREWLRLELRDTELRVLKSIDTSFRAPVFNRFGRAANQPEVVQACGVARRQSGPGYGASTYVPQADGLGLEIMDLCLPVITDGQLTGYTVATYSLGEMLVNMVGPQLTRSQEVSFTESDGTRLAMHGTARRGSRVFIAKQLLDLPGHTMVLRMDSWRGAPDLFPNVLTALVTAMAIALVTVLIMLARDMRRRQRVELDLADALAFRKAMEDSLVTGLRARDNEGCITYVNPAFCEMVGFEAKELIGRGIPAPYWPPEMVDEYGQRQALRLAGNAPPREGVESVFMRKNGERFAVMIFEAPLINALGEQTGWMGAVLDISEQRRVEEVSRASQERLQATARLATVGEMASLLSHELNQPLAAISSYATGSMNLLQEAAVKDPQLAETLSSAIQRIGQQAERAGKVIKSVHDFVRRRDQAREAVTPRALLDDVMPLVILQARKLGVRVVVQCPPDLPTVWCDRTMVEQVLLNLSRNGMQAMADDTPNKVLTLSVRPAASNAISRWLEFSVADLGQGIPEGVSEKLFTPFFTTKEEGMGLGLSLCRTVVEQHGGFLGHRPNTPRGTVFSFTLPQSSPET, encoded by the coding sequence ATGCCGTTCAACGCTGGAACACAAGTGCGCCGTTGGGTGCTGTGGGTGCTTCTGGTGGTGCTGGTGCTGTCCATGCTCAGCACTTTGGTGTGGTTGGCGGGGCGTTATGAAGTCAGCCAAGTACAAAGCCGTTTGGAGCGTGATGCGGCGGATGCTGTGGGCGACATTCGCACCGCACTCACCCGCAATGTGCAGAGCTTGCAAGCGCTGCAATACGCCGACCGGGCTGCTACGCCTTGGGAGCAAGATGCCCACACATTGCTGCGTGAACACCGCGAGTGGTTGCGTTTGGAGTTGCGGGATACGGAGTTGCGGGTGCTCAAAAGCATCGACACCTCGTTTCGTGCGCCCGTGTTCAACCGCTTTGGCCGAGCTGCCAACCAGCCCGAAGTGGTGCAAGCCTGTGGTGTGGCGCGTCGCCAAAGCGGCCCCGGCTACGGCGCCAGTACCTACGTGCCGCAAGCCGATGGTTTGGGTTTGGAAATCATGGATCTGTGCTTGCCCGTCATCACCGATGGGCAGCTCACGGGTTACACCGTGGCCACGTATTCCTTGGGTGAGATGTTGGTCAACATGGTGGGCCCGCAACTGACCCGCAGCCAAGAGGTGTCGTTCACCGAGTCGGATGGCACACGCTTGGCCATGCATGGCACGGCACGCCGCGGTTCGCGCGTGTTCATTGCCAAACAGCTGCTGGATTTGCCCGGTCACACCATGGTGCTGCGCATGGACAGTTGGCGCGGTGCACCCGATTTGTTCCCCAACGTTTTGACAGCCTTGGTCACGGCGATGGCGATTGCCTTGGTCACCGTGCTCATCATGCTGGCGCGTGACATGCGCCGTCGCCAACGCGTGGAGCTGGATTTGGCTGACGCGCTGGCCTTTCGCAAAGCGATGGAAGATTCTCTGGTCACGGGTTTGCGCGCGCGTGACAACGAAGGTTGCATCACGTATGTGAACCCTGCGTTTTGCGAGATGGTGGGCTTTGAGGCCAAAGAGTTGATCGGTCGCGGCATTCCTGCCCCCTATTGGCCGCCAGAGATGGTGGATGAATACGGTCAGCGCCAAGCCTTGCGGCTGGCGGGCAATGCACCGCCGCGTGAAGGGGTGGAGTCCGTCTTCATGCGCAAAAACGGCGAACGTTTTGCGGTGATGATTTTTGAAGCCCCGCTCATCAACGCCTTGGGCGAGCAAACTGGTTGGATGGGCGCGGTGTTGGACATCAGCGAGCAGCGCCGCGTGGAAGAAGTGTCGCGTGCCAGCCAAGAGCGACTGCAAGCCACAGCGCGTTTGGCCACGGTGGGTGAAATGGCGTCGCTCTTGAGCCATGAACTCAACCAACCCTTGGCCGCGATTTCCAGTTACGCCACGGGCAGCATGAACTTGTTGCAAGAAGCTGCCGTCAAAGACCCGCAATTGGCGGAGACGCTCAGCAGCGCCATTCAACGCATTGGGCAGCAAGCGGAGCGTGCGGGCAAGGTCATCAAGAGCGTGCACGACTTCGTGCGTCGCCGCGACCAAGCGCGCGAGGCCGTCACGCCACGCGCCTTGTTGGATGACGTGATGCCTTTGGTGATTTTGCAAGCCCGTAAGCTGGGCGTGCGCGTGGTCGTGCAATGCCCGCCTGATTTGCCCACCGTGTGGTGTGACCGCACCATGGTCGAACAAGTGCTGCTGAACCTGTCGCGCAATGGCATGCAAGCCATGGCCGATGACACGCCCAACAAAGTGCTCACGCTCAGCGTGCGTCCTGCGGCGTCGAACGCCATCAGCCGCTGGCTTGAGTTTTCAGTGGCCGATTTGGGCCAAGGCATTCCTGAGGGCGTGTCCGAAAAACTCTTCACACCCTTCTTCACCACCAAAGAAGAAGGCATGGGCTTGGGCTTGAGTTTGTGTCGTACCGTGGTGGAACAGCACGGCGGATTTTTGGGGCACCGCCCCAACACGCCGCGCGGCACGGTGTTCAGCTTCACCCTGCCACAATCGTCACCCGAGACCTGA
- a CDS encoding Lrp/AsnC family transcriptional regulator, whose amino-acid sequence METLDKFDLAILGELQADARLTNAELAQRVGLSAAPCWRRVRVLEEEGYITGYRAEINRHKIGLGVLAFVRVDAERNTGDVARKLEVAIRKIPEIVACHYISGTGTFELQVVSQDLESFSQFAREVLINLPHVKDIHTSFSLGEVKASGALPLTHLKK is encoded by the coding sequence TTGGAAACACTCGACAAGTTTGATCTTGCCATCTTGGGCGAATTACAAGCCGATGCACGCCTGACCAATGCAGAGTTGGCGCAACGCGTGGGCCTGAGCGCCGCGCCATGTTGGCGGCGTGTGCGTGTGCTCGAAGAAGAGGGTTACATCACGGGCTACCGCGCTGAAATCAACCGCCACAAAATTGGTTTGGGCGTGTTGGCATTTGTGCGCGTGGATGCCGAACGCAACACGGGCGATGTGGCGCGCAAACTCGAAGTGGCGATTCGCAAAATTCCAGAAATCGTGGCTTGCCACTACATCAGCGGCACCGGCACGTTTGAGCTGCAAGTGGTGTCTCAAGACTTAGAAAGCTTCAGCCAATTTGCACGCGAGGTGCTGATCAACTTGCCGCATGTGAAAGACATTCACACCAGTTTTTCCTTGGGCGAAGTCAAAGCCAGCGGCGCTTTGCCACTGACGCATTTGAAAAAATAA
- a CDS encoding MltA domain-containing protein, which yields MVHHTINTKMQPAPSASSKINSMRQILWRLTWALIVGSLVACGTTRHAPVSDYGRTPPSAARTPADAPRTTGSLAGTPGTPSPQQSYRSRWVAASWSEVPGWQNDQMQDAWNAWLQNCERPGPLFAPLCKDVRQLMLGSDDDRRLWMMGRLQPYRVESLDGASDGLLTSYYEPLFDASAQMRPGFEVPLYAPPEGLAEARRAGRPWFSRQEIDTNPQARDALRGREVAWLADPIDALVLHIQGSGRVRIANPDGTTRIVRLAFAGSNEQPYQSVGRWLLDRGLIRDASWPGIKAWIVSTQQSNPRLVQEMLWSNPRYVFFREEVRSAAEADLGPRGAQGVPLTSGRSIAVDKDSIPYGTPVWLASAGPNANLQRLVFAQDTGSAIVGAVRADYFAGTGPEAGDFAGRMKQGLRLWVLWPK from the coding sequence ATGGTCCACCACACGATCAATACCAAGATGCAACCTGCGCCTAGCGCTTCTAGCAAAATTAACAGCATGAGACAAATCCTGTGGCGTTTGACGTGGGCCTTGATTGTAGGAAGCTTGGTGGCTTGCGGCACCACGCGCCATGCACCTGTGAGCGACTACGGACGCACGCCGCCTTCAGCTGCGCGCACCCCTGCGGATGCGCCGCGCACGACAGGCAGCTTGGCAGGCACGCCTGGCACACCTAGCCCGCAGCAAAGTTATCGCAGCCGCTGGGTGGCTGCGTCGTGGAGCGAGGTGCCTGGCTGGCAAAACGACCAAATGCAAGACGCATGGAATGCGTGGCTGCAAAACTGCGAACGCCCTGGCCCTTTGTTTGCGCCTCTTTGCAAAGATGTGCGTCAGCTCATGCTGGGCAGCGACGATGACCGCCGCCTGTGGATGATGGGCCGCTTGCAGCCGTATCGGGTTGAATCTTTGGATGGTGCGAGCGACGGTTTGCTCACCAGCTATTACGAGCCGTTGTTTGATGCGTCGGCCCAAATGCGCCCCGGTTTTGAAGTGCCTTTGTACGCACCGCCCGAGGGCTTGGCCGAAGCGCGCCGCGCAGGCCGCCCTTGGTTCAGCCGACAAGAGATCGACACCAACCCTCAAGCGCGTGATGCTTTGCGTGGCCGAGAAGTGGCGTGGCTCGCTGACCCGATTGACGCCTTGGTGTTGCACATCCAAGGTTCGGGCCGCGTGCGCATCGCCAACCCCGATGGCACCACGCGCATCGTGCGCTTGGCGTTTGCAGGTTCGAACGAACAGCCCTACCAAAGCGTGGGCCGTTGGTTGTTGGACCGCGGCTTGATTCGTGATGCCTCTTGGCCCGGCATCAAAGCCTGGATTGTCAGCACACAACAAAGCAACCCGCGCTTGGTGCAAGAGATGTTGTGGAGCAACCCCCGCTATGTGTTTTTCCGCGAGGAAGTTCGCAGTGCCGCCGAGGCCGACTTGGGTCCGCGCGGCGCACAAGGCGTGCCCTTGACCTCTGGCCGCTCCATTGCGGTGGACAAAGATTCGATCCCTTATGGCACGCCGGTTTGGTTGGCCAGTGCGGGCCCCAATGCCAACCTGCAGCGCTTGGTGTTTGCGCAAGACACCGGCAGCGCCATCGTGGGCGCGGTGCGTGCCGATTACTTTGCCGGCACAGGGCCAGAGGCTGGCGACTTTGCGGGTCGCATGAAGCAGGGCCTGCGTTTGTGGGTGTTGTGGCCCAAGTGA
- a CDS encoding indolepyruvate ferredoxin oxidoreductase family protein gives MNAPMSDSLRRALDTVTLDDKYSLDVGRAFMSGVQALVKLPMLQRQRDALQGKNTAGFISGYRGSPLGTYDQSLWKAKPYLEAQNIVFQPGVNEELAATALWGTQQLGFAPQGSNKFDGVFGIWYGKGPGVDRCSDVFKHANMAGTTPWGGVLAIAGDDHVAKSSTAVHQSDHIFKACGTPVFFPSSVQEILDLGLHAIAMSRFSGVWSGMKTIQEIVESSSTAVIDPHRVNIVIPEFEMPAGGLHIRWPDTALEQEARLFDYKWYAALAYVRANRLNHNVIEGPNDRLGLITSGKAYNDTRQALLDLGLDDATCRRLGIRLHKVAVVWPLDAQLTREFAQGLQEILVIEEKRQVIEYQLKEELYNWRADVRPNVLGKFNDMGGDQGPDSLFGGGGEWSMPNPSANTLLRANADLNPALIAKAIAQRVLKLGVDADTTARINAQLAIITAKEQAMTAVTLKVDRMPWFCSGCPHNTSTKVPEGSRAMAGIGCHFMVLWMDRDTHGFTQMGGEGVPWVGQQPFVNDQHIFANLGDGTYFHSGILAIRQSIAAGVNITYKLLYNDAVAMTGGQRVGERPEGHSVLQIAQSMKAEGAQRITVVTDEPEKYEGVGLVDGVAVFHRDELDRIQREMREIKGCTVIIYDQTCATEKRRRRKRGTMADPAVRVMINELVCEGCGDCGVQSNCMSVEPLETEFGRKRTINQSTCNKDISCVKGFCPSFVTVEGGSLKKKAKGVSRMALPALELPEPKLPDTTHAWGMVVAGVGGTGVITIGQLLGMAAHIEGKGVVTQDAAGLAQKGGATWSHVLIANHPDDIRTTRVGLAAADLVIGCDPIVVAGKETLQRMRAGRTHVALNAHSAPTAAFVRNANWENPGEACVAEIVHTVGTEGVSAFDADRVATQVLGDSIFVNPMVLGFAWQKGWVPLGREALMRAMELNDMAVAQNKAAFEWGRHCAVHWEAVQALLAPAQVVQFHKPEGVDALIAKRVAFLTDYQNAAYANRYRAVVDRVREAEAPLHKTTLTEAVARNLFKLMAYKDEYEVARLHTDTAFLQKIDGMFEGNYTLNYHLAPPLTAKTNAKGELQKQKFGPLMLTGFKVLKHFKWLRGSALDVFGYTEERRTERALIQQYRTSVDVLVSQLNASNHALAVEIARIPEQIKGFGHVKARHLAAAREKWNSLKAQWSTQN, from the coding sequence ATGAACGCACCCATGTCCGATTCCCTTCGCCGCGCCCTGGACACCGTGACGCTGGACGACAAATACAGCCTCGATGTGGGCCGTGCGTTCATGAGTGGTGTGCAAGCGCTGGTCAAGCTGCCCATGTTGCAGCGCCAACGCGATGCGCTGCAAGGCAAAAACACAGCCGGCTTTATCAGCGGTTATCGCGGGTCACCCCTGGGCACGTATGACCAATCGTTGTGGAAAGCCAAGCCTTACTTAGAAGCGCAAAACATTGTGTTTCAGCCGGGTGTCAACGAAGAGTTGGCGGCTACCGCGTTGTGGGGCACGCAGCAACTTGGGTTTGCGCCACAAGGCAGCAACAAGTTTGATGGTGTGTTTGGCATTTGGTATGGCAAGGGCCCGGGCGTGGACCGTTGCTCGGATGTGTTCAAACACGCCAACATGGCAGGCACCACCCCGTGGGGTGGCGTGCTGGCGATTGCTGGTGACGACCATGTGGCCAAAAGCTCCACCGCTGTTCACCAAAGCGACCACATTTTCAAAGCCTGCGGCACGCCCGTGTTCTTTCCGAGCAGCGTGCAAGAAATTTTGGATTTGGGTTTGCACGCGATTGCCATGAGCCGTTTCAGCGGTGTGTGGTCGGGCATGAAGACGATTCAAGAAATTGTGGAGTCCAGCTCCACCGCGGTGATTGACCCGCACCGCGTGAACATCGTCATCCCTGAGTTTGAAATGCCTGCGGGTGGCTTGCACATCCGTTGGCCTGACACCGCGTTGGAACAAGAAGCGCGTTTGTTTGACTACAAGTGGTATGCGGCCCTTGCGTATGTGCGCGCCAACCGTTTGAACCACAACGTCATCGAAGGACCGAATGACCGTTTGGGCTTGATCACCAGTGGCAAGGCCTACAACGACACGCGCCAAGCTTTGCTTGACTTGGGGCTGGACGATGCCACGTGTCGTCGCCTCGGTATTCGTTTGCACAAGGTGGCTGTGGTGTGGCCGCTGGACGCGCAGCTCACACGCGAGTTTGCCCAGGGCTTGCAAGAAATTTTGGTGATTGAAGAAAAGCGCCAAGTCATTGAGTACCAACTCAAAGAAGAGCTGTACAACTGGCGCGCTGATGTGCGCCCCAATGTGCTGGGTAAGTTCAACGACATGGGCGGTGACCAAGGGCCAGACAGCCTCTTCGGCGGTGGCGGCGAATGGTCCATGCCCAACCCCAGCGCCAACACCTTGTTGCGCGCCAATGCCGACTTGAACCCCGCACTCATTGCCAAGGCGATTGCACAACGCGTCTTGAAGCTCGGCGTGGATGCCGATACCACCGCACGCATCAACGCGCAGCTGGCCATCATCACGGCCAAAGAACAAGCCATGACGGCGGTCACCTTAAAGGTTGACCGCATGCCTTGGTTCTGTTCCGGCTGTCCGCACAACACCTCGACCAAAGTGCCCGAAGGCTCACGCGCGATGGCGGGCATTGGCTGTCACTTCATGGTGTTGTGGATGGACCGCGACACCCATGGCTTCACACAAATGGGTGGCGAGGGCGTGCCTTGGGTGGGCCAGCAACCGTTTGTGAACGACCAACACATCTTCGCCAACTTGGGCGATGGCACTTACTTCCACAGCGGCATCCTGGCGATTCGCCAAAGCATTGCAGCGGGTGTGAACATCACCTACAAGCTGCTCTACAACGATGCGGTGGCGATGACGGGTGGCCAACGCGTGGGCGAACGGCCAGAAGGTCACAGTGTTTTGCAAATCGCGCAAAGCATGAAGGCCGAAGGCGCGCAACGCATCACCGTGGTGACGGATGAGCCCGAGAAATACGAAGGCGTGGGTTTGGTCGATGGCGTGGCGGTGTTCCACCGCGATGAGCTAGACCGCATCCAACGCGAGATGCGCGAGATCAAAGGCTGCACGGTCATCATTTATGACCAAACTTGCGCCACCGAAAAACGCCGCCGTCGCAAACGCGGCACCATGGCCGATCCAGCCGTGCGCGTGATGATCAACGAACTCGTGTGCGAAGGCTGCGGCGACTGCGGCGTGCAAAGCAACTGCATGAGCGTGGAGCCACTCGAAACCGAGTTCGGTCGCAAACGCACCATCAACCAAAGCACGTGCAACAAAGACATCAGTTGCGTGAAAGGCTTTTGCCCGAGCTTCGTCACGGTGGAAGGCGGCAGCTTGAAAAAGAAAGCCAAGGGCGTGTCGCGCATGGCACTGCCTGCGCTTGAATTGCCCGAACCCAAGCTGCCCGATACCACCCACGCGTGGGGCATGGTGGTGGCAGGGGTGGGTGGCACGGGTGTCATCACCATTGGCCAGTTGTTGGGCATGGCCGCGCACATCGAAGGCAAAGGCGTGGTCACGCAAGACGCAGCGGGTCTGGCGCAAAAAGGCGGAGCCACTTGGAGCCATGTGTTGATTGCCAACCACCCAGATGACATTCGTACCACGCGTGTGGGTCTTGCTGCGGCAGACCTCGTGATTGGTTGCGACCCCATCGTGGTGGCCGGCAAAGAAACCTTGCAACGCATGCGTGCCGGTCGCACCCATGTGGCGCTCAACGCGCACAGCGCACCCACCGCAGCTTTTGTGCGCAACGCCAACTGGGAGAACCCAGGCGAAGCGTGCGTGGCCGAAATCGTGCACACCGTGGGTACCGAGGGCGTGAGCGCCTTTGACGCAGACCGCGTGGCCACGCAAGTGCTGGGCGACAGCATTTTTGTGAACCCCATGGTCTTGGGTTTTGCTTGGCAAAAAGGTTGGGTCCCATTGGGACGCGAAGCCTTGATGCGCGCGATGGAACTCAACGACATGGCCGTTGCACAAAACAAAGCCGCGTTTGAATGGGGCCGTCATTGCGCGGTGCATTGGGAGGCTGTGCAAGCGTTGCTCGCGCCCGCGCAAGTGGTGCAATTCCACAAGCCTGAAGGCGTCGATGCGCTCATTGCCAAGCGCGTGGCATTTCTCACTGACTACCAAAACGCGGCTTATGCCAACCGCTACCGTGCGGTGGTTGACCGTGTGCGTGAGGCGGAGGCACCGCTGCACAAAACCACGCTGACCGAAGCCGTGGCGCGCAACCTCTTCAAACTCATGGCCTACAAAGATGAGTACGAAGTGGCGCGCTTGCACACCGACACCGCTTTCTTGCAAAAGATCGACGGGATGTTCGAAGGCAACTACACGCTCAACTACCACTTGGCCCCGCCGTTGACCGCCAAGACCAACGCCAAGGGCGAATTGCAAAAGCAAAAGTTTGGACCGCTCATGCTCACGGGCTTCAAAGTGCTCAAACATTTCAAGTGGCTCAGAGGCAGCGCTCTGGATGTGTTTGGGTACACCGAAGAGCGCCGCACCGAGCGTGCCCTCATCCAGCAATACCGCACAAGCGTGGATGTGTTGGTGAGCCAGCTCAACGCCAGCAACCATGCGTTGGCGGTCGAGATCGCGCGAATCCCTGAACAAATCAAGGGATTTGGCCATGTCAAAGCGCGCCACTTGGCGGCTGCCCGTGAGAAGTGGAACAGCTTGAAAGCCCAGTGGTCGACTCAGAACTGA